One window of the Streptococcus parasanguinis ATCC 15912 genome contains the following:
- a CDS encoding Gfo/Idh/MocA family protein produces MGKHINYKWASLGTGVIANELAQALEALDGKLYSVANRTYDKGLAFAEKYGIEKVYHEIDDVFEDPEVDIIYISTPHNTHINYLRKALAAGKHVLCEKSITLNSEELAEAIKLAEENHVKLAEAMTIFHMPIYRKLSEIVASGKLGPLKVIQMNFGSYKEYDMTNRFFNRNLAGGALLDIGVYALSFVRWFMTSQPTEMVSQVKLAPTGVDEQAGILLTNREGEMATVTLSLHAKQPKRGTIAYDKGYIELYEYPRGQKAVITYTEDGSQEVIEAGETAKALQYEVLDMEAAVAGKENHLYLNYSRDVMDLMTQLRKD; encoded by the coding sequence ATGGGCAAACACATTAACTATAAGTGGGCTAGTCTTGGAACAGGCGTTATTGCCAATGAATTGGCGCAAGCCCTTGAAGCGCTTGATGGGAAACTCTATTCCGTTGCCAATCGTACCTATGACAAGGGGCTAGCCTTCGCTGAGAAATATGGGATCGAAAAGGTGTATCATGAAATTGATGACGTCTTTGAGGATCCTGAAGTGGATATCATCTATATCTCAACCCCTCACAATACGCATATTAATTACCTTCGTAAGGCCCTCGCAGCTGGCAAGCACGTACTCTGTGAAAAGTCCATCACTCTCAACAGTGAGGAATTGGCAGAAGCGATAAAGCTTGCTGAAGAAAACCATGTCAAACTGGCAGAAGCCATGACCATTTTCCATATGCCTATTTATCGGAAACTCTCTGAAATTGTGGCAAGTGGGAAGCTGGGCCCTCTCAAGGTCATCCAGATGAACTTCGGTTCCTATAAGGAATACGACATGACCAACCGCTTTTTCAATCGCAATCTGGCAGGTGGGGCTCTACTGGATATCGGTGTCTACGCTTTGTCTTTCGTGCGTTGGTTTATGACGTCACAGCCGACAGAGATGGTTTCACAGGTCAAGCTGGCACCGACTGGTGTCGATGAGCAAGCGGGGATCCTTCTTACGAATCGTGAAGGGGAAATGGCGACGGTGACGCTGAGTCTTCACGCCAAACAACCGAAACGTGGGACAATCGCTTATGACAAGGGCTATATCGAACTCTACGAATACCCGCGTGGCCAAAAAGCGGTCATCACCTATACGGAAGATGGTTCACAAGAAGTGATCGAAGCAGGAGAAACTGCCAAAGCCCTCCAGTATGAAGTCCTCGATATGGAAGCAGCAGTTGCAGGAAAGGAAAATCATCTCTACCTAAACTACAGCCGCGATGTCATGGACCTCATGACTCAACTCCGCAAAGACTAG
- a CDS encoding metal ABC transporter solute-binding protein, Zn/Mn family, whose amino-acid sequence MIRRKMKVLGLLFLGFFLLTACGSQGNAGKPPSKKGLKIVTSFYPIYALVKEISGDQNDIWMVQSGAGIHDYEPSTKEVAQIYDADVFVYHSQTLESWAGRLDPNLQGSRLRVIEGSQGMTLDKVAGLEDVEAGQGKEAKHLYDPHTWLDPVKIAEEGKIIAQRLGEIDPKNKELYQANAQKLEKRCEDLVAHYQPLFDKAKQKTFVTQHTAFSYLAKRFGLKQLGIAGISPEQEPTARQLAEIQQFVKDYKVKTIFVEKHTSSKVADSIAKATGARVKVLDPLEADPQNDKDLLENLEENMATLAKELEE is encoded by the coding sequence ATGATTAGGAGAAAAATGAAGGTTCTGGGACTCTTGTTTCTCGGTTTCTTTCTACTGACAGCTTGTGGAAGTCAAGGAAATGCGGGCAAGCCACCTTCTAAAAAAGGTCTTAAAATTGTCACGAGTTTTTATCCCATCTATGCCCTGGTCAAGGAAATCTCTGGCGATCAAAATGACATCTGGATGGTTCAGTCAGGTGCAGGGATCCATGATTATGAACCCTCAACCAAGGAAGTGGCCCAGATCTATGATGCAGATGTATTTGTCTATCATTCTCAGACCCTGGAATCTTGGGCCGGTCGCTTAGATCCCAATCTTCAAGGTTCCAGGTTGCGAGTGATCGAAGGTAGCCAAGGAATGACCCTTGATAAGGTGGCTGGATTAGAGGATGTCGAGGCTGGTCAGGGAAAAGAAGCCAAGCACTTGTATGATCCACATACTTGGTTGGATCCTGTAAAAATTGCAGAGGAAGGAAAGATTATCGCCCAGCGTTTGGGAGAGATCGATCCAAAGAACAAGGAGCTCTATCAGGCCAATGCTCAAAAGCTTGAAAAGCGCTGTGAGGACCTAGTAGCCCACTACCAACCTCTCTTTGACAAGGCCAAGCAAAAGACTTTTGTGACCCAGCATACGGCCTTTTCTTATCTGGCCAAACGCTTTGGTCTCAAGCAGTTAGGGATTGCAGGGATATCCCCAGAGCAAGAACCGACCGCTCGGCAATTGGCGGAGATCCAGCAGTTTGTCAAAGACTACAAGGTAAAAACGATCTTTGTGGAAAAGCACACGTCGTCAAAAGTGGCAGATAGTATCGCCAAGGCAACAGGGGCGCGTGTCAAGGTCTTGGATCCACTGGAAGCCGATCCACAAAACGATAAGGATCTATTAGAAAATTTAGAAGAAAATATGGCGACTTTAGCCAAGGAATTAGAGGAGTAA
- a CDS encoding pneumococcal-type histidine triad protein: MKKKGTIGLVATLGLGLCAYALSQQPQVKEEKKNQIQYLQADKKSSATSSSKKEDSIEAVNAKEKTQAEQIVIKITDEGFVTSHGDHFHYYSGKVPFDAIFSEELILRDPTYQLQEADIVSKVKDGYIIKRAGKYYLYLKDAQHTVNVRSIEEIAQQQKGGAKEEGETGSVQASSSHKAGKTRDFRQPSQALKEGKTLEMLTAKNHTGGGYRTDDGYVFSPGDVISDTGDGFIVPHGGHFHYIPKSALSAGELAAALSVLGGQSGHQTGNSRLAGASTEQGQGTSDQASPSLGKQASNQPSASPTNTQTTPTTSKPSPSLSNLIEELQKAPLSSRHVESDGSVFDPSKITKWTDQGIVYPHGDHFHFIPYSSLSPLERELARQFQLLRAQGSSSPTEVSPSLPSNPSIRPVDPDHEHGDSHDHKEEHDHGFHADKVISKDEEGYMVAHGNHAHYFYKKDLSPQEIAAAEATLAGKKEEDKGQPLTDDVATYSRDASDEEKIQYISKTYGVPREAIKISNGFFVFNNPDQEYDPTHIHPYAVRKEHVRIPLETGNPELDFINELYATALRSGISPYSLQIENGQFVIPHGDHNHYIKVRSAGLADYLAHRLPTIQSPYKKGDLDKKVVEDRVNQLLAESRTLYASDPLQQRRIELILGHFLENVKSFPSNSTEGYLASLKQVDAQYIHATQAVKPKEETALDRRYQELLEQVRLLDTEAFQLKKEELVSQLQEAYAAKDSKRLEQEGKLLEAVQEMQDRTGVTSVDYLKYFYQSLSDARLTPELRTKAADLALKLYRAQAFEEAWDSKSHFMELYQTKQAIDQLFSQEKGQTYPIEKTVLDLKGSQAPSYNLAVYDFLKGLYGELDKATEARQQNKILTALLEQIQSLLPQVEDQGKRTAFETSLAQLGKEANPDKAISSGEALLREISDTIEKQKQKQTEEPQIGDVALYQQLYNQLMALHQQLVDKGASDAVFDRLEALFDQLANPKSDKAALLQAIQAFQAELAATPSASEAGKAATTAETPVPTETPVEKEAAASEGSKPATTETETEPASAAVTEASTPDTPSPQNQ, from the coding sequence ATGAAGAAAAAGGGAACGATTGGATTGGTAGCGACCTTGGGGCTAGGACTCTGTGCCTATGCGCTCAGTCAGCAACCACAAGTCAAGGAAGAGAAAAAGAATCAGATTCAGTATTTGCAAGCGGACAAGAAATCGTCAGCGACTTCCTCCAGCAAAAAGGAGGACAGCATCGAAGCGGTCAATGCCAAGGAAAAGACCCAGGCAGAGCAGATTGTCATCAAGATTACAGATGAAGGCTTTGTCACTTCTCATGGGGATCATTTTCATTACTACAGCGGCAAGGTCCCATTTGATGCCATCTTTAGTGAAGAGTTGATTTTACGTGATCCAACTTATCAGCTGCAAGAAGCAGATATCGTGAGCAAGGTCAAGGATGGCTATATTATTAAACGCGCTGGGAAATACTATCTCTACTTAAAGGATGCCCAACATACGGTTAATGTGCGCTCAATCGAAGAGATCGCTCAACAGCAAAAGGGAGGCGCTAAAGAAGAAGGGGAAACGGGATCGGTGCAAGCGAGCTCCTCGCACAAGGCAGGAAAGACCCGTGACTTCCGTCAACCGAGTCAAGCGCTGAAAGAAGGGAAGACTCTTGAGATGCTGACGGCTAAGAACCATACAGGTGGTGGCTATCGTACGGACGATGGTTATGTATTTAGCCCTGGAGATGTCATTTCAGATACAGGGGACGGCTTTATTGTGCCCCATGGCGGCCATTTCCATTATATTCCAAAGAGTGCCTTATCCGCTGGCGAGTTAGCAGCAGCACTTTCGGTATTAGGAGGTCAATCTGGCCATCAGACTGGGAACTCACGCCTAGCTGGAGCAAGCACAGAGCAAGGGCAAGGAACTTCAGATCAAGCCTCTCCAAGCCTTGGGAAGCAAGCGAGCAACCAGCCATCAGCCAGTCCAACCAATACACAGACAACCCCAACGACATCTAAACCAAGTCCAAGTCTGAGCAATCTGATCGAAGAATTGCAGAAAGCCCCGTTGTCTTCTCGTCATGTGGAATCTGATGGTTCTGTCTTTGATCCAAGTAAGATTACCAAGTGGACCGATCAAGGGATTGTCTACCCTCATGGGGATCATTTCCACTTTATCCCATACAGCTCCCTATCTCCTTTAGAGCGTGAGTTGGCGCGGCAATTCCAATTGCTTCGTGCTCAAGGATCTAGTAGTCCAACAGAAGTAAGTCCAAGCTTGCCTTCAAATCCAAGCATAAGACCAGTTGATCCTGATCATGAGCATGGCGACAGTCACGATCACAAAGAAGAACACGACCATGGCTTCCACGCAGACAAGGTCATTAGCAAGGACGAGGAAGGCTATATGGTCGCTCATGGCAACCATGCCCATTATTTCTATAAAAAGGACCTTTCTCCTCAAGAGATTGCAGCAGCAGAGGCAACTCTGGCAGGTAAGAAAGAAGAGGACAAGGGTCAGCCCCTGACAGATGATGTTGCGACCTATTCTCGTGATGCCTCAGATGAGGAAAAGATCCAGTACATCAGTAAGACCTACGGTGTCCCTCGTGAGGCCATTAAGATTTCCAATGGTTTCTTTGTCTTTAACAATCCAGACCAAGAATACGATCCGACCCACATCCATCCTTATGCCGTTCGGAAGGAACATGTCCGGATCCCACTTGAAACTGGCAATCCTGAACTAGACTTTATCAATGAACTCTATGCAACAGCCCTTCGTTCAGGGATTTCTCCATATAGCCTTCAGATTGAAAATGGTCAGTTTGTCATCCCGCATGGCGATCACAACCACTACATCAAGGTGCGTTCAGCAGGGCTAGCAGACTACTTAGCCCACCGTCTTCCAACCATCCAATCGCCATACAAAAAAGGAGACTTGGACAAGAAAGTTGTAGAGGACAGAGTCAACCAGCTCTTAGCAGAAAGCCGGACTCTCTATGCTTCTGATCCATTGCAACAAAGACGGATTGAGCTCATCTTGGGCCACTTCTTGGAAAATGTCAAGAGTTTCCCAAGTAACTCAACAGAGGGCTATCTTGCAAGTCTCAAACAGGTTGATGCGCAGTACATTCATGCGACTCAAGCGGTCAAACCAAAAGAAGAGACAGCCCTAGATCGTCGTTACCAAGAGTTGCTGGAACAAGTGCGTTTGCTAGACACAGAAGCCTTCCAATTGAAGAAGGAAGAGTTGGTCTCTCAACTGCAGGAAGCCTATGCTGCCAAGGACAGCAAGCGTTTAGAACAGGAAGGGAAGCTATTAGAAGCTGTTCAGGAGATGCAAGATCGGACGGGTGTGACATCGGTCGACTACCTCAAGTATTTCTACCAAAGCTTGAGCGATGCGCGCTTGACACCAGAACTCCGCACTAAGGCAGCAGATCTAGCCTTGAAGCTCTACCGAGCTCAAGCCTTTGAAGAAGCTTGGGATTCCAAGTCTCACTTTATGGAACTCTACCAAACCAAGCAAGCTATTGACCAGCTCTTCTCCCAAGAAAAAGGCCAAACCTATCCTATTGAAAAAACAGTTTTGGATCTAAAAGGAAGTCAAGCCCCATCCTACAACTTAGCGGTTTATGATTTCCTCAAAGGCTTGTATGGAGAGTTGGATAAGGCGACAGAAGCCCGTCAACAGAACAAGATTTTGACAGCTCTCTTAGAGCAAATCCAGTCGCTCTTGCCACAAGTCGAAGATCAAGGCAAACGAACTGCCTTTGAAACAAGCTTGGCTCAACTTGGAAAAGAAGCTAATCCAGACAAGGCTATTTCAAGTGGGGAAGCACTTCTACGCGAAATCAGTGATACCATTGAAAAGCAAAAACAAAAGCAAACGGAAGAGCCTCAAATTGGGGATGTCGCTCTTTATCAACAGCTTTATAACCAGTTGATGGCCCTGCACCAACAATTGGTGGACAAGGGAGCTAGTGATGCTGTATTTGATCGCTTAGAAGCTCTCTTTGACCAATTGGCTAATCCAAAGAGTGATAAAGCAGCCTTACTACAGGCCATCCAAGCCTTCCAGGCAGAGTTGGCAGCAACGCCATCTGCAAGCGAAGCGGGCAAAGCAGCTACCACAGCTGAAACGCCTGTCCCTACAGAAACTCCGGTGGAAAAAGAAGCAGCAGCTTCAGAAGGAAGTAAGCCTGCCACAACTGAGACAGAAACAGAGCCTGCAAGCGCAGCTGTAACAGAAGCAAGCACGCCAGATACTCCATCTCCTCAGAACCAATAG
- a CDS encoding DUF2974 domain-containing protein, with product MSTIFDYLKEVTYDSIYDRPFKELDVLALTELTYLPFGHIVPQGDTTGIPVRLSDAMELIDRTTDFIVSNQHLQLVDELASSKRFKNIKLLNYVDEYDPDVQKQFAAMTYRLSLDTYLVVFRGTDDTLIGWKEDFHMTYMDHVPAQKRAASYLQNVMKEFPKGRFLVAGHSKGGNLATYACSYLPDSLFERVDAIYSYDAPGLNKAIIETEGYQRTSPNIRRFVPQGSIVGMMLEVPEPTTIVKSRAFGGFAQHDAFTWEIKDYSFVTVSETSPDSQQTDLTLKQWVRETSAEERKKFFDTFFGIFLDAGITSINDLTDLKQLAKAKEILQNAQDLDPTEREMLERLAKQLIDTRVQAWKKWQTVPRILVQMAAFFKRKQAVETTSPLLLEHKE from the coding sequence ATGTCGACGATTTTTGATTACCTAAAAGAAGTGACTTATGATTCCATATATGACCGCCCCTTCAAAGAACTGGATGTTCTCGCATTGACAGAGCTGACCTATCTGCCCTTTGGACACATTGTGCCTCAAGGAGATACAACAGGAATCCCAGTGCGCCTGTCTGATGCGATGGAACTGATCGATCGGACTACCGATTTCATCGTGAGTAACCAGCACCTCCAATTAGTCGATGAATTAGCTAGTTCAAAGCGCTTTAAGAACATCAAACTCCTTAACTATGTCGATGAGTACGATCCCGATGTACAAAAACAGTTTGCGGCCATGACCTATCGGCTTAGTCTGGATACGTATTTGGTCGTTTTCAGAGGGACGGATGACACCTTGATCGGCTGGAAGGAAGACTTCCACATGACCTATATGGACCATGTTCCAGCTCAGAAGCGCGCAGCCAGCTACCTGCAAAATGTCATGAAGGAATTTCCGAAAGGACGCTTCTTAGTGGCCGGTCACTCCAAAGGGGGCAACCTTGCGACCTATGCCTGCTCGTATCTACCTGATTCTTTGTTTGAACGGGTCGACGCGATCTACAGCTACGATGCTCCTGGCCTCAACAAGGCCATTATCGAAACCGAAGGTTACCAGCGGACGTCCCCAAACATTCGTCGCTTTGTCCCTCAGGGATCCATCGTTGGCATGATGTTGGAAGTGCCAGAACCGACGACCATTGTCAAAAGTCGCGCTTTTGGTGGCTTTGCTCAGCACGACGCCTTTACTTGGGAAATCAAGGACTACAGCTTTGTGACCGTTTCTGAAACCAGTCCAGATAGCCAGCAGACCGATCTGACCTTGAAACAATGGGTTCGCGAAACATCGGCAGAGGAGCGCAAGAAGTTTTTTGACACCTTTTTTGGCATTTTTCTGGATGCCGGCATCACTTCGATCAATGACCTAACCGATCTCAAGCAACTAGCCAAGGCCAAAGAAATCCTTCAAAATGCTCAGGACCTAGATCCAACTGAGCGGGAAATGCTGGAACGTCTCGCTAAACAACTCATCGATACCCGGGTCCAAGCATGGAAAAAATGGCAAACAGTTCCTCGTATCCTGGTTCAAATGGCTGCATTTTTCAAGCGAAAACAAGCAGTCGAGACTACCTCGCCACTGCTCTTAGAACACAAGGAGTGA